In the Ramlibacter tataouinensis TTB310 genome, one interval contains:
- a CDS encoding dihydrodipicolinate synthase family protein has protein sequence MHRFDTSAQGVYLITVTPFTDAGALDLASTDRMVDFCIERGVTGLTILGIMGEATKLTAEEAKAFTRQVIQRTAGRVPIVVGVSSPGFAAMGELTRAVMDLGASGVMVAPPSTVRTDDQIAGYFDMVNETLGPVPWCLQDHPVATGVQMSPAVILRILKNSPHCVMLKHEDWPGLAKLGAIRAAGDKGEVRRVSILTGNGGGLFLPEELSRGADGAMTGFAWPEMMVDVVAAHARGDVERAHDLFDAYLPLARYEQQAGVGLAVRKHLLHRRGAISSPFIRKPGPKLSAQDLADIERLVRRQDRRLRELG, from the coding sequence ATGCACCGATTCGACACGTCCGCCCAAGGCGTCTACCTCATCACCGTCACCCCGTTCACCGATGCCGGCGCGCTCGACCTCGCGAGCACCGACCGCATGGTGGACTTCTGCATCGAGCGCGGCGTCACCGGCCTCACCATCCTCGGCATCATGGGCGAGGCGACCAAGCTGACCGCCGAGGAGGCCAAGGCCTTCACCCGGCAGGTGATCCAGCGCACCGCCGGCCGCGTGCCCATCGTGGTCGGCGTGTCCTCGCCCGGCTTTGCCGCCATGGGCGAGCTCACCCGGGCCGTGATGGACCTGGGCGCCTCCGGCGTCATGGTGGCGCCGCCGTCCACCGTGCGCACCGACGACCAGATCGCCGGCTACTTCGACATGGTCAATGAGACGCTGGGCCCGGTGCCCTGGTGCCTGCAGGACCATCCGGTGGCCACCGGCGTGCAGATGTCGCCGGCGGTGATCCTGCGCATCCTCAAGAACTCGCCGCACTGCGTGATGCTCAAGCACGAGGACTGGCCCGGGCTGGCCAAGCTCGGGGCGATCCGCGCCGCCGGCGACAAGGGGGAGGTCCGGCGCGTGTCCATCCTCACCGGCAACGGCGGCGGCCTGTTCCTTCCCGAGGAACTGTCGCGCGGCGCCGATGGCGCCATGACCGGCTTCGCCTGGCCCGAGATGATGGTCGACGTGGTCGCCGCGCACGCCCGCGGCGATGTCGAGCGCGCCCATGACCTCTTCGACGCCTACCTGCCGCTGGCGCGCTACGAGCAGCAGGCCGGCGTCGGCCTGGCGGTGCGCAAGCACCTGCTGCACCGGCGCGGTGCGATATCCTCGCCCTTCATCCGCAAGCCGGGGCCCAAGCTCTCGGCCCAGGACCTCGCCGACATCGAGCGCCTCGTC
- a CDS encoding tripartite tricarboxylate transporter substrate binding protein, which produces MQRFTSLLHRLMPALLLSAVAAAPAVALAAYPEQPIRMIVAYAPGGGTDILARTAAQFVAKHLGGNASVVVVNRPGAGGAIGFAELAKAPADGYTIGFINTPNVLTIPMERKSSFHWQDFDLLGNLVDDPGNFSVHADSPYKSLKELVDHAKANPGAVSYGTTGIGSDDHISALMLERAAGIKMTHVPFKGAAEVHNGLVGKQITVASMNIGEALQYAKGGSALRQLGQMSTARTALAPQVPTFKEQGYDIVMASLRGVAAPKGLPSAVREQLVTAVQKAAADPEFQAKAAGFFAPLRYLPPPAYAAELKEAEAGFRQLWQAMPWGEK; this is translated from the coding sequence ATGCAACGCTTCACCTCGCTGCTGCACCGCCTGATGCCGGCCCTGCTGCTGTCCGCCGTGGCGGCGGCCCCCGCCGTGGCGCTCGCGGCCTACCCCGAGCAGCCGATCAGGATGATCGTGGCCTACGCCCCCGGAGGCGGCACGGACATCCTCGCCCGCACGGCTGCCCAGTTCGTCGCCAAGCACCTGGGCGGCAATGCCAGCGTGGTCGTGGTCAACCGCCCCGGCGCGGGCGGCGCCATCGGCTTCGCCGAGCTCGCCAAGGCGCCGGCGGACGGCTACACCATCGGCTTCATCAACACGCCGAACGTACTGACCATCCCGATGGAGCGCAAGTCCAGCTTCCACTGGCAGGACTTCGACCTGCTGGGCAACCTGGTGGACGATCCCGGCAATTTCTCGGTGCACGCGGACAGCCCCTACAAGAGCCTGAAGGAACTCGTGGACCATGCCAAGGCCAACCCGGGCGCCGTGAGCTACGGCACCACGGGCATCGGCTCCGACGACCACATCTCGGCGCTGATGCTCGAGCGTGCCGCCGGCATCAAGATGACGCACGTGCCGTTCAAGGGCGCCGCGGAGGTCCACAACGGGCTCGTCGGCAAGCAGATCACGGTGGCCTCGATGAACATCGGCGAGGCACTGCAGTACGCCAAGGGCGGCAGCGCCCTGCGCCAGCTGGGGCAGATGAGCACGGCCCGCACCGCGCTGGCGCCCCAGGTACCCACCTTCAAGGAGCAGGGTTACGACATCGTCATGGCGTCCCTGCGCGGCGTCGCCGCGCCGAAGGGCCTGCCGTCCGCGGTGCGCGAGCAGCTCGTGACCGCCGTGCAGAAGGCTGCCGCCGACCCGGAGTTCCAGGCCAAGGCCGCCGGCTTCTTCGCGCCGCTGCGCTACCTGCCGCCGCCGGCCTATGCCGCGGAGCTGAAGGAAGCCGAGGCGGGGTTCAGGCAGCTGTGGCAGGCCATGCCCTGGGGGGAGAAGTAA
- a CDS encoding hydroxyacid dehydrogenase, whose product MTTSPRRVVRSDLWIDAAFDQRLAREPGVSVGIFPVRGHPAAAWDVLSGAHVYHVSAAKDELPPEWFARAGLVARCPDLLCVSSSGAGYDTVDVAACTAAGVIVVNQAGANAPSVAEHTLGLMLGVSRRMLESDRRLRRERGFSREDVMGHEIRRKTLGLVGIGHVGTRVASLARAFGMEVIATDPLLSAEEITRRGARAVSLPELLAQSDFVSLHCPRDASTLKLIDAAALARMKKGAILISTARGGIHDEAALVEALRSGHIAGAGLDVWDREPPPLDHPLLAMDNVFATFHTAGVTHEARRAVAGMAAEQIAGLLAGGRPPRLINPEAWPAYEKRRARILR is encoded by the coding sequence ATGACAACCAGCCCCAGGCGAGTGGTCCGCTCGGACCTCTGGATCGATGCGGCCTTCGACCAGCGGCTGGCCCGCGAGCCGGGCGTGTCCGTCGGTATCTTCCCCGTGCGCGGCCATCCTGCCGCAGCCTGGGACGTGCTCAGCGGCGCACACGTCTACCACGTGTCGGCTGCCAAGGACGAACTGCCCCCGGAGTGGTTCGCGCGTGCCGGCCTGGTCGCGCGCTGCCCCGACCTGCTGTGCGTGTCGTCCAGCGGCGCCGGGTATGACACGGTGGACGTTGCCGCCTGCACGGCGGCGGGGGTCATCGTCGTCAACCAGGCCGGGGCCAACGCGCCCTCCGTCGCGGAACACACCCTCGGGCTGATGCTCGGCGTTTCCCGCAGGATGCTGGAGAGCGACCGCCGCCTGCGGCGCGAGCGGGGCTTCTCGCGCGAGGACGTGATGGGCCACGAGATCCGCCGCAAGACGCTGGGCCTGGTCGGCATCGGGCACGTCGGCACCAGGGTAGCGTCGCTGGCCCGGGCGTTCGGCATGGAGGTGATCGCGACCGATCCCCTGCTGTCCGCGGAAGAGATCACGCGCCGTGGCGCGCGCGCGGTCTCCCTGCCCGAGCTGCTCGCGCAGTCCGACTTCGTGTCGCTGCACTGCCCGCGTGACGCCAGCACGCTCAAGCTGATCGACGCGGCGGCCCTGGCGCGCATGAAGAAGGGCGCCATCCTCATCAGCACGGCCCGCGGCGGCATCCACGACGAAGCGGCCCTGGTGGAAGCGCTGCGGTCCGGCCACATCGCGGGCGCCGGCCTGGACGTCTGGGACCGGGAGCCTCCGCCGCTGGACCACCCGCTGCTGGCGATGGACAACGTCTTCGCCACCTTCCACACCGCCGGCGTGACCCACGAAGCACGCCGCGCCGTCGCCGGCATGGCGGCGGAACAGATCGCCGGCCTGCTGGCCGGCGGGCGGCCGCCTCGCCTCATCAATCCCGAGGCCTGGCCGGCCTACGAGAAGCGGCGCGCGCGGATCCTGCGCTGA